The following proteins are co-located in the Streptomyces sp. NBC_00435 genome:
- a CDS encoding RNA polymerase sigma factor — MNSSNQGHLAPRTGAHRAHGRTPPEGTRVEQPPPFRYEPYLDGLFTYCLSVLCDHDTATDVLGDVLAVAERYPGRCPDEGDRRAWLYALARWACLRRLAERRRERYGYGGAHSARRAPEHAGSGRAPHPAGAEANADTNATANADANAAANAAAYGAPYGAARPAGPSGVDGPVGPDLSAHRRTELARLAWPEAAGTTPEQREALELAVRHRLAVAELAAVLGTPPATARELLSGAACEVERTRAALAVVETGNCPSVSRLTGEDGAGGGDGGAGNVLLSSALRAELVRHVDDCPRCRRVAERVGAGAPWPGSGGINTAALPLVPAPRTAVRAAMLRSGSRRGAGSGPRFDRTGFPMDPKDRAARRDRLRARAVTTTVVATVVAAPVLALWAAYRGAPSTGEPVGGSSTRISASEAELPLPRTDGRPLTAYENAGNAAVTTGGPGFAEDSAAPDVSVEVISSGEPSATPGAPGTPGRLTASAASHGTTTLLTLTASGGAPVDWRLWSDAPWLRASRTSGRLAPGESVTLRIMVDSEAQPVGAWSARVGVDPGGAVISIQGRGRPAPTPTPTPPDPTPTPTPTPTPTPTPTPTPTPTPTPTPTPTPTPSDGTPSPTSTTP; from the coding sequence GTGAACAGCAGCAACCAGGGACACCTCGCACCGCGCACCGGCGCACACCGGGCGCACGGGCGCACGCCCCCCGAGGGGACCAGGGTGGAGCAGCCGCCACCGTTCCGGTACGAGCCCTACCTGGACGGGCTGTTCACGTACTGCCTTTCCGTCCTGTGCGACCACGACACCGCCACGGACGTGCTCGGTGACGTCCTCGCCGTGGCCGAGCGGTACCCCGGCCGCTGCCCCGACGAGGGGGACCGGCGGGCCTGGCTCTACGCCCTCGCGCGCTGGGCCTGCCTGCGGCGGCTGGCCGAACGGCGGCGCGAGCGGTACGGCTACGGCGGAGCCCATTCCGCCCGGCGTGCACCGGAGCACGCGGGATCCGGCCGTGCGCCGCACCCCGCGGGCGCGGAGGCGAACGCCGATACGAACGCCACCGCGAACGCCGATGCGAACGCGGCCGCGAACGCCGCGGCGTACGGAGCCCCGTACGGGGCCGCGCGCCCGGCCGGCCCCAGCGGTGTCGACGGACCTGTCGGCCCCGACCTGTCGGCCCACCGCCGCACCGAGCTCGCCCGGCTCGCCTGGCCGGAGGCCGCCGGTACCACCCCCGAGCAGCGCGAGGCGCTGGAACTCGCCGTCCGCCACCGCCTCGCCGTCGCCGAACTCGCCGCCGTCCTCGGCACACCCCCGGCCACCGCCCGCGAGCTGCTCTCCGGCGCCGCCTGCGAGGTCGAGCGCACCCGCGCCGCCCTCGCCGTCGTGGAGACCGGCAACTGCCCGAGCGTCTCCCGGCTCACCGGCGAGGACGGCGCGGGCGGGGGAGACGGCGGCGCCGGGAACGTACTGCTGTCCTCCGCCCTGCGCGCCGAGCTGGTCCGCCACGTCGACGACTGCCCGCGCTGCCGCCGCGTGGCCGAACGCGTCGGAGCCGGCGCGCCGTGGCCCGGCTCGGGCGGCATCAACACCGCCGCCCTCCCGCTGGTCCCGGCCCCGCGCACCGCCGTCCGCGCCGCGATGCTCCGCTCCGGCAGCCGCCGGGGCGCCGGATCCGGACCGCGCTTCGACCGCACCGGCTTCCCGATGGACCCCAAGGACCGCGCGGCCCGCCGCGACCGGCTGCGCGCCCGGGCCGTGACCACCACCGTGGTCGCCACCGTCGTCGCGGCGCCGGTGCTGGCGCTGTGGGCGGCGTACCGGGGCGCCCCCAGTACCGGGGAACCCGTCGGCGGCAGCTCCACCCGTATCTCCGCGAGCGAGGCTGAGCTCCCGCTGCCGCGCACCGACGGGCGCCCGCTGACGGCGTACGAGAACGCCGGCAACGCGGCCGTCACCACCGGCGGCCCCGGCTTCGCCGAAGACAGCGCCGCCCCCGACGTCTCGGTCGAGGTCATCAGCAGCGGGGAGCCCTCCGCCACCCCCGGCGCACCCGGTACTCCCGGACGGCTCACCGCGAGCGCCGCCTCGCACGGCACGACCACCCTGCTCACCCTCACCGCGTCGGGCGGCGCCCCGGTCGACTGGCGGCTGTGGTCCGACGCCCCGTGGCTGCGGGCCAGCCGTACCTCGGGCCGGCTGGCCCCAGGAGAATCGGTCACCCTGCGGATCATGGTGGACTCCGAGGCCCAGCCCGTCGGGGCCTGGAGCGCCCGGGTCGGGGTGGACCCGGGCGGCGCGGTGATCTCCATCCAGGGCCGCGGCCGCCCGGCACCGACCCCGACGCCCACGCCGCCCGACCCGACGCCGACCCCGACGCCGACTCCCACGCCGACCCCGACTCCGACGCCCACCCCGACACCCACGCCGACCCCGACGCCCACCCCGACCCCGACCCCGTCGGACGGAACGCCCTCACCGACGAGCACGACTCCGTAG